Proteins encoded together in one Planctomyces sp. SH-PL14 window:
- a CDS encoding class I SAM-dependent methyltransferase produces MSESISVTASYNGSNAVYRILRDSSWGPALMNLGWFTFRGPMGFMNLTTNLCDLQRSLAYRSIGLMEVREAQKVLDIACGRGMTSYMIRRMHPSSNVTGLDLLPENIQIGRNLFGSQPGLEYTQGDATNLPFPDGSYDRIHCLEAAFHFPNRDRFLAESARVLRAGGRMVVIDFVWGKEAYREQRMSPAGKVVREIWQWEDLFTLEEYRGYAEKAGMTLKANFDWTNRVSTPNTRLLESLIWLKKRGWGKRAMEHMNPLLKSVSEQDWQELEEAAKAHRTMEPYCVYSAMVFEKR; encoded by the coding sequence GTGAGCGAATCGATCTCGGTGACAGCCTCTTACAACGGTTCCAACGCGGTCTACCGCATCCTGCGGGACTCGAGCTGGGGACCGGCTCTCATGAACCTGGGCTGGTTCACGTTCCGTGGTCCGATGGGGTTCATGAACCTGACCACGAACCTCTGCGACCTGCAGCGGTCGCTGGCCTATCGGTCCATCGGCCTGATGGAGGTTCGCGAGGCTCAGAAGGTTCTCGACATCGCCTGCGGCCGCGGGATGACGAGCTACATGATCCGGCGGATGCATCCCTCGTCGAATGTGACGGGGCTCGATCTGCTTCCTGAGAACATTCAGATTGGCCGGAACCTGTTCGGGAGTCAGCCGGGGCTCGAGTACACCCAGGGGGACGCGACGAATCTGCCGTTTCCGGACGGCTCGTATGACCGGATCCACTGTCTGGAGGCGGCGTTCCACTTTCCGAATCGCGACCGGTTCCTGGCGGAGTCGGCCCGCGTGCTGCGTGCCGGCGGGCGGATGGTTGTGATCGACTTTGTGTGGGGGAAAGAGGCGTACCGCGAGCAGCGGATGAGCCCGGCGGGGAAGGTTGTCCGTGAGATCTGGCAGTGGGAGGATCTCTTTACGCTGGAGGAGTATCGCGGTTATGCCGAGAAGGCGGGGATGACGCTGAAGGCGAACTTTGACTGGACGAACCGCGTCTCGACGCCGAACACGCGGCTGCTGGAATCGCTGATCTGGCTGAAGAAGCGGGGGTGGGGGAAGCGGGCGATGGAGCATATGAACCCACTGCTGAAGAGTGTTTCCGAGCAGGACTGGCAGGAACTGGAGGAGGCGGCGAAGGCGCATAGGACGATGGAGCCGTACTGCGTCTACTCGGCGATGGTCTTCGAGAAGCGCTAG
- a CDS encoding FMN-binding negative transcriptional regulator, protein MSRPSPLHGDAPFQIVLRPNSLHRRRMYVPAHFAESRPEVLHELVRDFPLAALVGPSADGLDANLIPFVLDADVPPLGRLRGHVARANPLWRDPHPREVLALFHGPSAYVSPTWYPVKAVTGRVVPTWNYIVVQARCQLRVIEDPAWIRQQIDDLTRQQESLMPNPWTVADAPPEFIEGLVAGIVGLELTVTHLTGKWKLSQNQPAANRQGVIDGLRGMSDAASRAVADGMAPPA, encoded by the coding sequence GTGAGTCGGCCGTCTCCCCTCCACGGAGACGCCCCTTTCCAGATCGTCCTGCGTCCGAACTCCCTTCACCGCCGCCGCATGTACGTTCCCGCCCACTTCGCCGAGAGCCGCCCCGAAGTCCTGCACGAGCTGGTCCGCGATTTCCCGCTCGCCGCGCTCGTCGGACCCTCGGCCGATGGTCTCGACGCGAACCTGATCCCCTTCGTCCTCGACGCCGATGTGCCGCCGCTCGGACGTCTGCGGGGGCACGTCGCGCGGGCGAATCCGCTCTGGCGGGATCCGCACCCACGCGAGGTTCTCGCCCTCTTCCACGGCCCGTCCGCCTATGTCAGCCCGACGTGGTATCCGGTCAAGGCGGTGACCGGCCGCGTCGTGCCGACCTGGAACTACATCGTTGTGCAGGCCCGGTGCCAGTTGCGGGTGATTGAAGACCCTGCCTGGATTCGTCAGCAGATCGACGACCTGACGCGGCAGCAGGAGAGCTTGATGCCGAATCCCTGGACGGTCGCCGATGCCCCGCCGGAGTTCATCGAGGGTCTGGTTGCCGGCATCGTGGGGCTGGAGCTGACGGTCACCCACCTCACCGGCAAGTGGAAGCTCAGCCAGAACCAGCCCGCCGCGAATCGCCAGGGGGTGATCGACGGCCTCCGCGGGATGTCCGACGCCGCCTCCCGCGCCGTTGCCGATGGAATGGCACCGCCGGCCTGA
- the aroA gene encoding 3-phosphoshikimate 1-carboxyvinyltransferase, translating into MSESLEILPVSKPVTGRIRPPGSKSLTNRALILAALAEGPSHLSGVLDSRDTQVMVESLRRLGIAVEQDLTARTIDVAGCGGRIPAAGADLYLENSGTSIRFLTALCSLGEGRFRLDGNARMRERPIAPLVEALRGAGVEARCELGGDCPPVVIEAHGLKGGDVRVSGNLSSQYLSALLMSAPGARSDVRLTVEGELVSRPYVDMTIRNMEQFGAEVTEPTENVFVIRSRPYSGCRYDIEPDASAASYFFGLAAVTGGTITVEGLSKEALQGDVAFVEALARMGCQVEYGTSEITVRGGKLKGVDIDMNAISDTAQTLACVAVFADGPTRIRNVAHMRLKETDRVVAVVIELRRLGLTVEEFPDGLEIHPGPIQPATVHTYDDHRMAMSFSLIGTRVPGVRIADPGCTAKTYPDYFVDLERLCRGAR; encoded by the coding sequence ATGTCGGAATCGCTGGAAATCCTGCCAGTCTCAAAACCTGTGACGGGAAGGATTCGTCCACCGGGATCCAAAAGTCTGACCAATCGCGCGCTGATCCTCGCGGCGCTGGCGGAAGGGCCGTCGCATCTCTCCGGAGTTCTCGACAGCCGCGACACGCAGGTCATGGTCGAGAGCCTGCGGCGCCTGGGGATTGCGGTCGAGCAGGACCTCACGGCACGGACGATCGACGTCGCGGGATGCGGCGGGCGGATTCCGGCCGCAGGAGCGGACCTGTATCTGGAAAACAGCGGAACGAGCATCCGGTTCCTGACGGCCCTCTGCAGTCTCGGCGAGGGACGGTTCCGCCTCGATGGCAATGCCCGGATGCGGGAGCGACCGATCGCCCCCCTCGTCGAAGCGCTCCGGGGCGCGGGGGTCGAGGCCCGGTGTGAACTCGGCGGCGACTGTCCGCCGGTGGTGATCGAGGCGCACGGGCTGAAGGGGGGCGACGTCCGGGTCTCCGGGAACCTGTCGAGCCAGTATCTCAGCGCCCTCCTGATGTCCGCACCGGGTGCCCGGTCGGACGTCCGCCTGACAGTCGAGGGCGAATTGGTGTCGCGTCCCTACGTGGACATGACCATCCGCAACATGGAGCAGTTCGGCGCCGAAGTGACCGAGCCGACCGAGAACGTGTTTGTGATCCGTTCCCGACCTTACAGTGGCTGCCGCTACGACATCGAACCCGATGCATCGGCGGCGAGCTACTTCTTCGGACTGGCGGCGGTGACGGGCGGAACGATCACGGTCGAGGGGCTGTCGAAGGAGGCGCTCCAGGGGGACGTCGCCTTCGTCGAGGCACTCGCCCGGATGGGCTGTCAGGTCGAGTACGGCACCAGCGAGATCACGGTTCGCGGCGGGAAGCTCAAGGGCGTCGATATCGACATGAACGCGATTTCCGACACGGCCCAGACCCTGGCGTGCGTTGCTGTCTTCGCAGACGGTCCGACCCGGATCCGGAACGTCGCCCACATGCGGCTCAAGGAGACGGACCGCGTTGTGGCGGTCGTGATCGAACTCCGCCGCCTCGGCCTGACAGTGGAGGAGTTTCCGGACGGCCTGGAGATTCATCCGGGCCCCATCCAGCCCGCGACGGTCCATACCTACGACGATCACCGCATGGCCATGAGCTTCTCGCTCATCGGGACCCGCGTCCCGGGAGTCCGGATCGCGGACCCCGGCTGCACGGCCAAGACCTACCCGGACTACTTCGTCGATCTCGAACGTCTTTGCCGGGGGGCTCGCTGA
- a CDS encoding transcription antitermination factor NusB, with the protein MRDPRWRPARSGSDDSPTRPPELWTGRRLALNALVEFERNRTFVADALEELFDETGASGQERGFATELANGCVRRMITLDLLIEPCVSRPRENIEDGLWILLRLGVYQLLFMRGLAPHAAVHETVELANIIGMPRWQGMVNAVLRQVQRTFIPEGGLDERQIAGVENLTPDLLVTGFREVSSGAEGGESRIVYDALRLREPLGGDPRRDLVAYLARTLSYPEWLVGRWRTAHGEEEALRLGAWFNTPGIMSLRVNLLRTDRETVLQELASRAIAARAGDLPESIVLESSIPLAGFGPFQRGEVTVQDVSAMGAARLLDPQPGERVWDVCAAPGGKTTHLAERMRNEGSVLATDINPPRVWQVSSAAERLGLTNVASRLMSPESYDAPTEQFDAILLDVPCSNTGVLGKRPEVRWRLSPSEFSELTVLQRRLLDLGISRLRPGGRLLYSTCSIEPEEDGLLIRNALGAHPDLSLRTEQFHRPGRPGDGGYQALIVRAG; encoded by the coding sequence ATGCGCGATCCTCGATGGCGACCCGCTCGTTCCGGATCTGACGACTCGCCGACTCGGCCGCCTGAACTCTGGACGGGCCGCCGGCTCGCGCTCAATGCCCTCGTCGAGTTCGAGCGAAACCGGACATTCGTGGCCGATGCGCTGGAAGAACTCTTCGACGAGACGGGAGCGAGCGGCCAGGAGCGCGGCTTCGCGACCGAACTCGCCAACGGCTGTGTCCGGCGGATGATCACCCTCGATCTGCTGATTGAGCCGTGCGTCAGCCGGCCGCGGGAGAACATCGAGGACGGGCTCTGGATCCTCCTGCGGCTGGGGGTGTACCAGCTCCTGTTCATGCGCGGCCTCGCGCCGCACGCCGCCGTCCACGAGACGGTCGAACTGGCGAACATCATCGGCATGCCCCGCTGGCAGGGGATGGTGAACGCCGTCCTGCGCCAGGTGCAGCGGACCTTCATTCCGGAGGGGGGCCTCGATGAGCGGCAGATCGCCGGAGTCGAAAACCTGACACCCGACCTGTTGGTAACCGGCTTCCGCGAGGTCTCGTCGGGGGCCGAGGGGGGCGAGTCCCGGATCGTCTACGACGCGCTGCGGCTCCGCGAGCCGCTGGGGGGAGATCCGCGTCGGGACCTCGTGGCGTATCTCGCGCGAACTCTCAGCTATCCCGAGTGGCTCGTCGGCCGGTGGCGGACCGCTCATGGGGAGGAAGAGGCGCTTCGGCTCGGCGCGTGGTTCAATACGCCGGGCATCATGAGCCTGCGGGTCAACCTGCTGCGGACCGATCGCGAGACGGTTCTCCAGGAACTCGCTTCAAGGGCGATCGCGGCGCGGGCTGGCGACCTCCCCGAGTCGATCGTCCTCGAGAGTTCGATCCCGCTGGCGGGGTTCGGTCCGTTCCAGCGCGGCGAGGTGACCGTTCAGGACGTCTCGGCGATGGGAGCCGCGCGGCTCCTCGATCCTCAACCGGGTGAGAGGGTGTGGGACGTTTGTGCCGCCCCTGGCGGAAAGACGACGCACCTGGCCGAACGGATGCGGAACGAGGGGAGCGTCCTGGCGACCGACATCAATCCCCCGCGGGTCTGGCAGGTGAGTTCGGCCGCCGAACGGCTGGGGCTGACGAACGTCGCGAGCCGTCTGATGTCCCCGGAGTCCTATGACGCGCCGACCGAGCAGTTCGACGCGATCCTCCTGGACGTCCCCTGCTCCAATACCGGAGTTCTGGGGAAGCGCCCCGAAGTCCGCTGGCGGCTCTCTCCCTCCGAATTCAGCGAGCTGACGGTTTTACAGCGGCGGCTGCTGGACCTGGGGATCTCGCGCCTTCGCCCGGGGGGGCGCCTCCTCTATTCGACCTGTAGCATCGAGCCGGAAGAAGACGGGCTGCTCATCCGGAACGCTCTCGGGGCTCACCCCGATCTGTCGCTGCGGACCGAGCAATTCCACCGCCCCGGTCGCCCCGGAGACGGCGGATATCAGGCGTTGATCGTTCGGGCAGGTTAG
- a CDS encoding efflux RND transporter permease subunit gives MLESLVKWAVGNRLVVLLLTIALIAVGGYAFININVEAYPDPAPAIIEVVAQYPGASAEEVERQVTTPLEVVLAGMPGLKSTRSKSLFGLAHLRNQFDYATNYKDARIEVLNRLAMADLPDGVKPEIAPTSPVGEIYRYVLRNPVDERGEPIYTLSDLKSLQDWTLEREFRRVPRVADVVSFGGRVKRYEVQPDPDRLRRFDITLDQLESAITNSNMNAGGDYLLQPHSVQVVRGLGLLGDGVDPAAKVLSLKDPQEARDILRAEERRRLHEIRQITLATTNNVPIRVGDIVDGGQARPEDHDTAEGVLVGSHTRNGRIGVSLPVVDPDGKEVLDEKGNRQWTERPDVVQGVVLLRKGEQSLPALADVEAKVQELNTGTGKLLPGVKVEVFDDRTNLIHRTTETVHENLVVGMVLVALILFVFLNHLRAAFIVAINVPLALMFAFALLYLRGRSANLLSLGAVDFGIIVDSSVIMVECIFRHLSAPAEAEHSVSDRIITAAGEVQRSLFFSTLIMVCALLPLFTMGGPEGQIFGPMADAYAFALAGALILALTLSPVLCRMLLAGTREIKENILVRSIKRLYLRQLDFALAHRGLVMAIFGGLLLTTGLALPYLGQEFMPELEEGNVYIRGTFPPGVSLDEVADQVVAAQRKLGQYPEVRAVLSQLGRPDDGTDPTGFYNAELFVPLKREEQWPKSENETGWTRFFWPKRPRHKIELVESMQRDLDSAVVGVDWNFSQSIRDNVMETLSGVKGENSVKIFGPDLHELELRAAEMADVLRTIRGIESVGVFSIMGQTNLEFSIDRDKCAKWNVSITDVQNALATAVGGKAFSQMVEGEKTFDITLRWPARLRADEQQILDIPVDVLKNRVVPETDGHQGGIPLAGTSSSPPAVTGSTDTPLPSVVPRRRLRDLVTPLNEKGERDPSAPFTRSGASTIFREQGQRLIAVKFSVRGRDLAGAVREAQQKTEKVLTAPYRAEWSGEFEEMQAAIHRLAVVASLAMMLIVVILYLALRSLLDVFAVLTNVVVICVGGIWALLLTGLNFNISAGLGFISILGVGMMNGLILVSAFNARRFRAMELGAAIREGVATSVRPLTMTVLTAIFGMIPAAIATKIGSQTQRPLAIVVVGGMTMTLLFLNLIPVLYSFYGRREPPAVAAMEH, from the coding sequence ATGCTCGAGTCACTCGTCAAGTGGGCAGTCGGCAACCGGCTCGTCGTACTCCTCCTGACCATCGCGCTGATTGCGGTCGGTGGTTACGCCTTCATCAACATCAACGTCGAGGCCTACCCCGACCCCGCCCCGGCGATCATCGAGGTCGTGGCCCAGTACCCCGGCGCGTCGGCCGAGGAGGTCGAGCGGCAGGTGACGACACCGCTCGAAGTCGTCCTGGCCGGGATGCCGGGGCTGAAATCAACCCGCAGCAAGTCGCTCTTCGGCCTGGCGCACCTCCGCAACCAGTTCGACTACGCCACGAACTACAAAGACGCCCGGATCGAGGTCCTGAACCGCCTGGCGATGGCGGACCTTCCCGACGGTGTGAAGCCCGAGATCGCCCCGACCTCCCCCGTGGGCGAGATCTACCGCTATGTCCTGCGGAACCCGGTCGACGAACGGGGAGAGCCGATCTACACCCTCTCCGACCTCAAGTCGCTCCAGGACTGGACGCTTGAACGCGAATTCCGTCGGGTGCCGCGGGTGGCGGACGTCGTCAGCTTTGGCGGCCGCGTGAAACGCTACGAGGTCCAGCCCGACCCGGATCGGCTGCGGCGGTTCGACATAACACTCGACCAGCTCGAAAGCGCGATCACCAACAGCAACATGAACGCCGGCGGCGACTACCTGCTCCAGCCGCACTCCGTGCAGGTCGTCCGCGGCCTGGGTCTGCTGGGGGACGGCGTCGATCCGGCCGCGAAAGTCCTGTCGCTCAAAGATCCCCAGGAGGCCCGCGACATCCTGCGGGCCGAAGAGAGGCGGCGGCTGCACGAGATCCGGCAGATCACACTGGCGACGACGAACAACGTCCCGATCCGCGTCGGCGACATCGTCGACGGCGGACAGGCCCGGCCCGAGGACCACGACACCGCCGAAGGGGTCCTCGTCGGAAGCCACACGCGGAACGGACGGATCGGCGTCTCGCTGCCGGTGGTCGATCCGGACGGCAAGGAAGTCCTGGATGAAAAGGGGAACCGCCAGTGGACCGAGCGGCCGGATGTCGTCCAGGGAGTCGTGCTGCTCCGCAAAGGAGAACAGTCGCTCCCCGCGCTGGCGGACGTCGAGGCCAAGGTCCAGGAGCTCAACACCGGCACGGGCAAGCTCCTGCCGGGGGTCAAGGTCGAGGTCTTCGACGACCGGACAAACCTCATCCACCGCACGACCGAGACGGTCCACGAGAACCTGGTCGTCGGGATGGTGCTGGTAGCTCTGATCCTGTTCGTGTTCCTGAACCATCTGCGGGCGGCGTTCATCGTGGCGATCAACGTCCCGCTGGCGCTGATGTTCGCCTTCGCTCTCCTCTACCTGCGGGGCCGCTCGGCCAACCTGCTGTCCCTGGGGGCAGTCGACTTCGGGATCATCGTCGACTCCTCGGTCATCATGGTGGAGTGCATCTTCCGGCACCTCAGCGCACCGGCCGAGGCGGAGCACAGCGTCTCGGACCGGATCATCACGGCCGCCGGTGAAGTCCAGCGGAGCCTGTTCTTTTCCACGCTGATCATGGTCTGCGCCCTCCTCCCCCTGTTCACCATGGGGGGCCCGGAAGGACAGATCTTCGGGCCGATGGCGGACGCCTACGCCTTCGCGCTGGCAGGGGCCCTGATCCTGGCGCTGACCCTCTCTCCGGTGCTGTGCCGGATGCTGCTCGCCGGCACGCGGGAGATCAAGGAGAACATCCTCGTCCGGTCGATCAAGCGCCTCTACCTGCGGCAGCTCGATTTCGCCCTCGCCCACCGCGGCCTCGTGATGGCGATCTTCGGCGGCCTGCTCCTGACAACGGGACTCGCCCTCCCGTACCTCGGCCAGGAGTTCATGCCGGAGCTCGAAGAAGGGAACGTCTACATCCGCGGCACGTTTCCTCCCGGCGTGTCGCTCGACGAGGTCGCCGACCAGGTCGTGGCCGCCCAGCGCAAACTCGGACAGTACCCCGAGGTTCGGGCGGTCCTGTCGCAGCTCGGCCGTCCCGACGACGGGACCGACCCGACCGGCTTCTACAATGCCGAGCTGTTCGTTCCGCTCAAGCGGGAGGAGCAGTGGCCGAAGTCGGAGAACGAGACGGGTTGGACGCGGTTCTTCTGGCCGAAGCGCCCCCGCCACAAGATCGAGCTCGTCGAGTCGATGCAGCGGGACCTCGACTCCGCAGTCGTCGGCGTCGACTGGAATTTTTCCCAGAGCATCCGGGACAACGTCATGGAGACTCTCTCAGGCGTAAAGGGGGAGAACTCGGTAAAGATCTTCGGGCCGGACCTGCACGAGCTGGAGCTGCGGGCGGCCGAGATGGCGGACGTCCTCCGGACGATCCGCGGTATCGAGAGCGTGGGCGTCTTCAGCATCATGGGGCAGACGAACCTCGAGTTCTCGATCGACCGCGACAAGTGCGCCAAGTGGAACGTGAGCATTACGGACGTTCAGAACGCGCTGGCGACGGCGGTCGGGGGCAAGGCGTTCTCGCAGATGGTCGAAGGGGAGAAGACCTTCGACATCACGCTCCGCTGGCCGGCGCGGCTCAGGGCGGATGAGCAGCAGATCCTCGACATCCCGGTCGATGTCCTCAAGAACCGGGTCGTCCCCGAGACCGACGGCCACCAGGGAGGCATTCCGCTGGCCGGGACGTCGAGCTCCCCGCCGGCGGTCACCGGCAGCACCGATACGCCGCTCCCCTCGGTCGTTCCGCGGCGGCGGCTTCGTGACCTCGTGACTCCGCTCAACGAGAAGGGGGAGCGGGATCCCTCAGCCCCGTTCACCCGGAGCGGCGCCTCGACGATCTTCCGCGAGCAGGGACAGCGGCTGATCGCGGTCAAGTTCAGTGTCCGCGGGCGGGACCTCGCCGGCGCGGTCCGCGAGGCCCAGCAGAAGACCGAGAAGGTGCTGACCGCTCCTTATCGAGCCGAGTGGTCCGGCGAGTTCGAGGAGATGCAGGCGGCGATCCACCGGCTGGCGGTCGTGGCCTCGCTGGCAATGATGTTGATCGTCGTGATCCTCTATCTCGCGCTCCGCTCGCTGCTCGATGTCTTCGCGGTCCTGACCAACGTCGTCGTGATCTGCGTCGGCGGGATCTGGGCTCTGCTGCTGACCGGCCTCAACTTCAATATCTCGGCCGGGCTGGGGTTCATCTCGATCCTGGGGGTGGGGATGATGAACGGTTTGATTCTCGTCTCCGCCTTCAATGCGCGGCGTTTCCGGGCGATGGAGCTGGGGGCTGCGATCCGGGAAGGGGTGGCGACGTCGGTCCGGCCGCTGACCATGACCGTGCTGACCGCGATCTTTGGAATGATTCCCGCGGCGATTGCGACGAAGATTGGTTCTCAGACGCAGCGGCCGCTGGCGATTGTCGTCGTGGGGGGGATGACGATGACGCTGTTGTTCCTCAATCTGATCCCGGTTCTCTACAGCTTCTACGGGCGTCGGGAACCGCCTGCCGTGGCGGCAATGGAGCACTGA
- a CDS encoding DUF1559 domain-containing protein, translated as MTQQRPRSARGFTLIELLVVIAIIAVLVAILLPAVQQAREAARRSQCQNNLKQLGLAVANYSSTYSLIPPAACLPTGGATTNNSSWGVHGRLLPFLDQAAAFNRADLAIAWDNSINFDAVNNTRVPVYTCPSDPKGMTLRAETGKPTLQPTTYGFNYGTWPVFNPTTGPLSDGAFFPNSKITETDIKDGTSNTLMASEVQAWTPYGRNAAASPTTTPNSMAEVQTHVNAGITADPKGTGHTEWPDGRVHHSGFTTVLTPNTQVPCSFGGVNYATCDYNSWQEGRVASMMSNPTYAIITSRSWHTGMVNSVFMDGSVRSIGENLDITVWRAMGTRMGSEKVSVSP; from the coding sequence ATGACACAGCAACGCCCCCGTTCCGCGCGCGGATTCACCCTCATCGAACTCCTGGTCGTGATCGCGATCATCGCCGTCCTGGTCGCGATCCTCCTGCCGGCCGTGCAACAGGCGCGGGAAGCGGCCCGCCGCTCGCAGTGTCAGAACAACCTCAAGCAGCTCGGATTGGCGGTCGCGAACTACAGCTCGACCTACTCCCTCATTCCCCCCGCCGCCTGCCTGCCGACCGGGGGAGCGACCACCAATAACTCCTCGTGGGGCGTCCATGGACGGCTCCTGCCATTCCTCGACCAGGCCGCCGCCTTCAACCGGGCGGATCTGGCGATCGCGTGGGACAATTCCATCAACTTCGACGCGGTCAACAACACCCGCGTTCCGGTCTACACCTGCCCGAGCGATCCCAAAGGGATGACACTCCGGGCCGAGACCGGCAAGCCGACCCTCCAGCCGACGACCTACGGCTTCAACTACGGGACCTGGCCGGTCTTCAATCCGACGACTGGCCCCCTGAGCGACGGGGCATTCTTCCCGAACTCCAAGATCACCGAGACCGACATCAAGGACGGGACCAGCAACACCCTGATGGCCTCCGAAGTCCAGGCCTGGACCCCTTACGGCCGCAACGCCGCCGCTTCGCCGACCACGACCCCCAACTCGATGGCTGAGGTCCAGACGCACGTCAATGCCGGGATCACGGCCGACCCCAAGGGGACGGGCCACACGGAGTGGCCGGACGGCCGCGTCCACCACAGCGGCTTCACGACCGTCCTGACGCCGAACACGCAGGTCCCGTGCAGCTTCGGCGGCGTGAACTACGCGACCTGCGACTACAACTCGTGGCAGGAAGGACGCGTTGCCAGCATGATGTCGAACCCGACCTACGCGATCATTACTTCGCGGAGCTGGCACACCGGGATGGTCAACTCGGTCTTCATGGACGGTTCCGTGCGGTCCATCGGAGAGAACCTCGACATCACGGTCTGGCGCGCCATGGGGACCCGAATGGGATCCGAGAAGGTCTCCGTTTCCCCGTGA
- a CDS encoding STAS domain-containing protein produces the protein MAPTKKPDILTQDGVTIVEFGPTFERISEDSIPAASEALIQAAGGENSKVVIDLSQTQFFGSSFIEALFRGWNKLKTRPDAAFVLCGLTDYCREVLEVTNLNRLWPTYPDRATAINALAKPT, from the coding sequence ATGGCCCCCACGAAGAAGCCGGACATTCTCACCCAGGACGGCGTGACCATCGTCGAGTTTGGCCCGACCTTCGAGCGGATTTCTGAAGATTCCATCCCCGCGGCATCGGAAGCGCTCATTCAGGCCGCCGGCGGCGAGAACTCCAAGGTCGTCATCGACCTCTCTCAGACGCAGTTCTTCGGCTCCTCGTTCATCGAGGCCCTGTTCCGCGGCTGGAACAAGCTCAAGACCCGCCCGGATGCGGCCTTTGTCCTGTGCGGCCTGACGGATTACTGCCGGGAGGTTCTTGAGGTCACGAACCTCAACCGGCTCTGGCCGACCTATCCGGACCGGGCCACGGCAATCAACGCGCTGGCAAAGCCGACGTAG
- a CDS encoding efflux RND transporter periplasmic adaptor subunit: protein MSSETTRRLKGSFVLIGAVVLLVLIAGTVFYGLPSTSAAPPETSPRESAAVRLSSEAPDTLVIPVPTVATMRLTVATAQPARSAQPLRLTGQLMLDPSRLVHVHTRFSGEVVEVGPSDRGKDFPLRVGDSVHKGQLLAILWSREIGEKKSDLVDALSALALHESIYRHLKSIDNTGAVAQRSIEEMRRAYESDLILVERLRRTLRSWRLDETEIQEIETEAKRIHERASAGPEGAPNLAAPPADPRWAEIEIRAPLDGVILEKNLTVGDIMTTDDDLFKIADLSRLVVMANVYEEDLPTLSAMPSDRRTWQVRLTAHAAAEPVTGRIETIGNVIDPNQHTAVAQGWIDNADRQFRVGQFIEAVVPIDGGEDEVEVPITSIIDDGANKFVFIARTEDLTVVQRRPVEVRRRTGRAAFLPNRTNGGVAAGERVLTRGVLELSSVLEELRPTEPR from the coding sequence ATGTCTTCGGAAACGACCCGGCGGCTGAAGGGGTCCTTTGTGCTGATCGGGGCCGTGGTGCTCCTGGTCCTGATCGCGGGGACAGTCTTCTACGGCCTACCCTCAACGTCGGCCGCCCCCCCCGAGACATCGCCCAGGGAGTCGGCGGCGGTCCGGCTCTCGTCGGAGGCTCCCGACACCCTGGTCATCCCGGTGCCGACGGTCGCCACGATGCGGCTGACGGTTGCCACCGCTCAGCCCGCGCGCTCGGCGCAGCCCTTGCGGCTGACCGGGCAGCTCATGCTCGATCCAAGCCGGCTGGTCCATGTCCACACCCGGTTCAGCGGAGAAGTCGTCGAAGTCGGCCCCTCGGACCGCGGAAAGGACTTCCCCCTCCGCGTCGGCGACTCCGTTCACAAGGGGCAGCTTCTGGCAATCCTGTGGAGCCGGGAGATCGGCGAAAAGAAGAGCGATCTCGTCGACGCCCTCTCGGCGCTGGCGCTCCACGAATCGATCTACCGCCACCTCAAGTCGATCGACAACACGGGCGCGGTCGCACAGCGAAGCATCGAGGAGATGCGCCGCGCCTACGAATCGGACCTAATCCTCGTCGAGCGGCTGCGGCGGACGCTCCGCTCCTGGCGCCTCGACGAAACCGAGATCCAGGAGATCGAGACCGAGGCCAAGCGGATCCACGAGCGCGCCAGCGCCGGTCCCGAAGGGGCCCCGAACCTCGCCGCGCCCCCGGCCGATCCACGATGGGCGGAAATCGAGATCCGGGCCCCGCTCGACGGCGTGATCCTGGAGAAAAACCTGACAGTCGGCGACATCATGACGACCGACGACGACCTGTTCAAAATCGCCGACCTGTCGCGGCTCGTCGTGATGGCCAACGTCTACGAGGAGGATCTCCCGACCCTCTCGGCGATGCCCTCGGACCGCCGGACCTGGCAGGTCCGCCTGACGGCCCACGCGGCGGCCGAGCCGGTGACTGGACGGATCGAAACGATCGGGAACGTGATCGACCCCAACCAGCACACCGCCGTCGCCCAGGGCTGGATCGACAACGCGGACCGGCAGTTCCGCGTCGGGCAGTTCATCGAGGCGGTCGTGCCGATTGACGGGGGCGAGGACGAGGTCGAGGTTCCGATCACGTCCATCATCGACGACGGAGCGAACAAGTTTGTGTTCATCGCCAGGACCGAAGACCTGACAGTCGTCCAGCGCCGGCCGGTGGAAGTCCGCCGCCGGACAGGGCGGGCGGCGTTCCTCCCCAACCGGACCAATGGAGGAGTCGCGGCGGGCGAACGGGTCCTGACCCGCGGCGTGCTGGAGCTCTCTTCCGTCCTCGAAGAACTCCGCCCCACCGAACCCCGCTGA